A window of Globicephala melas chromosome 2, mGloMel1.2, whole genome shotgun sequence genomic DNA:
TGCTAACAGGCACTTCCTACTCAAAAGTAGAagttggaaaataaaagcaaatagatTTTCTAATCTATTCTTTGGTTGCATTCAGCcctagaaatttttttctaattttgttaacGGCATTTGAATATACTTTTAATGTGTATTCGGTAAGATGTCACAGTGTCTCCACTGAGTGGGGAAAGGATCACCAGGTGTTGGGAAAGCATGAAACTCACAGCAGCTGGTCTGTGTACTACAGTTCAGTCTCTTTAAGAATTCCTAATGTGATTCCCAGTGTTAAAACAACTGATGATTTGATGAGTAAGTGATAAATTCAGGCCATACAAGATAAGACTTGAAAAAGCCACTCAAAATAGTTATGGCAACATCAGTGTCTTTAAGACATCATTCCTTATTTCAACAAATGCATGTGCACATCCTTCCCTTTAACAGCTAGTGTACTTCAGGAAACTAAAACACTCTCTAAATCACATTGAGAAGTCACATGCCACTGGCCCCATTTAATTTGTTCACAATTTTTCCTGCTTGATACTGAAACCGAGGAGGAGGTAGTGTTCACGATTAACTATTCTCTATGAACAGGGATGTGGGTGGAtcgaaagaaaaattattatatgCTCTGGAGTTAATCTGGTAAGGAAAAGAAGACTAGCTTAGGAGGGTTCTCATGCCAGGCTCAGACTGTTGTTGGAAAGTAATTGTGAGTCTGTCAACACGTCACACAGTGACCTGGGGAATGGAGGTTGGCAGGTTGTCAGGCCAGGCATCAGCTGTGAGGTAAGAGGACTGCAGCCAGAGAGATGGCTACAGACGCGTTGGGTTTTATTTGTGTGTCCACCTGGTGATAGTCCTACAGGTAAGGCTTGGTGGCGGCTTTAATGATAACCCAGGTTGGGCCATCCTTTTGCCTAGTTCTGAGCATGAAGGAACTATCAAGAagcaaacagaagagaaagatgtgcacacatgcatttgtatgtaattttctttctttttctcttttagcagCTGAAATGCATAAAAGCAGGGGGCAGAGTAGAAGACAAGGGAGAAGGAGCCACCGACACAACCCTTGGTTCAGACAGCATGGTTCTAATGAGAGGCAAGTGCTGTTGCCCAGTGTCTTACTAGCGCTGACAGCACCTTCACACGCACATGACTCCCTGGGGGTCTCAGAAAAATGCAGGCTCTGAGGTCGGGCCGACTAGAGTCTGTGCTTCTCACATGCTCCCAAGGGGATGTCTGCTGGGGGCCAGCCTGCCTGCCACACTTTGAGTAGTGAGGAGGTAGCCACACttgtctttcttttcattgtgACCATGACTTCTGGCTGGAGCCTTAGCCACAGGCTTAGAAGTAAACATTATCTGATACAACTGGGGagctctttcttcattttttagtctgtcttcttcttttttttcagccTATGAAAGTAGCTTTCTGGAAACCTAATTTCATTAATTCAGCCTAAATCCTAAGTAAggctatataatatataatacaatagagtatttaataaacacaaaaaggtataaagaataatacaatgaatATTAGGTACCTACCACCCagcttgaaaaataaaacagtgtatACTTAGGTGAAATCcccataataaatattttccacaCTCTACTTATCTAATCTCAGAACATgattcaccccaccccaccccaggagaGGATACCTCTTCACAGTTCAGGGCTGCTGACGTGACTTCTGGCCATAGGAAGTCTTTGCACAGCCCTCTCCTCACCAAAGGAGACCCGTATGCCAATTTCAAAAGTCTTTCACACTCCAGATCTCCTTTTAAAATGGACAGATTTCTAGCTATAGGGTCAGAAGATGTCGAATGCCAGTATGCTTCTCTAGAACAGATTaactcaaacagaaaaaaaaaaaagcatcagaatGTTGTGGAAGAAACAAGGGCTTTGGAATTAGGAAGTCTGGGTTTGACGCTCTACGTTTTCCTGTGTGAAATTGGTCAAGCTATTTAATCACCCTGAGTCACTCTTCGTGTACCATACTTCTCTTGTGAGGTTCgtaataatgtatgtaaaggcCCATCAGGCTGCCTGTCTCTGAGTAGGCCCTGTGTATATGGTGGACCTCATTTGGTGCAGAATAATAGGGACTCTGAACCAAAGTCCCCAACATGACCCATACTGTAGAAAGATCAGGACAGGTACTCAATGTTTGTATGTTTTATGAGGAGAACCATGGATACTCTTTGGGCCCCAGGCCTTCCCTCAAGAGCGCGTCGTGCAGCAAACCGTGATCTGCACAGGGAGAGAGTCTTGATTTAGCTTGGCAGAGTCACGTGGAAGCCGGCTGGACAGCCACCTTCCGGGCTCCCTGTGGAAAGAATGTGGCAGCGGTCCTTGGGCTAGAGATGTAGACCTTTGTTATAACCCTTAATCCTCCCTCCGCTTGCTGCTGATCACACGTGAGCTTCCTCAGGAAGCTCTGGGCCGTAAAAAGGGAGAATAAATAATTTTCGCTAAAACTGTGCATAGTTAGTATTTATAGACAAAAGAGAGAGTTCTTTGATTCCTTTAACCTAGTTTtgcagtttgtattccttttggtGTTATTAGGGGGCAGGGGAAGTTCGTAATTTTAAAGTGGATTTTACCAGAATTCTAAAATTAGgtcttttgttctttcattatATCCTTCAGCCTATAATTGCCACAGAAGCTGCTTGTAGCTTTGCAAAATGAGTATTTAAACCATGGCTCTATCCCGGTATTGCTGAGCAAATCACCTCTGTGCCCTGAAccccagtttctccatctgcaggGTTGAGTAACCaagtaaaatttaaacttttgtaCTGCTGaatccaataaaaaatgaaattcaccTGGCCTTGTAACTGCTGTTGAGCTGACAAATGAGCCCAGCTGGTAAAATTCATATTGGCCAAGATTTCTGTTCTCATTTTCATCTGGAAAATTCCAAAAGACCTCACAAAATGCTCAAATGAGGAGATACAAAAGAGGAACTACTGTGACCTGCATCCTCTTAAGGATGAGGAACCAAAAACCGTGCCCTAACTTTGGTGTATTTGCAGTAGGTAAACTGCTTCCAAGAAAAAGAGGGGTCAGTGCTCCCCAAGTAATCGAGGGTTGGGGTGAAGGCTGTGGAACTGCAGGACCCCAGAGTCAAAGAATGACTGGGACTCATTGGCTGCAAGTTAACCCTGACTGTGTGTCAACAGGAATAATACAAGGGTACAGCAAAGCCCACAGGGTTCCAGCCACAGCGATGATGAGGCCCCGTCGACCTCCTCGAGCACAGCGGGCAGCTCTTCTGTGCCAGGTAAGGCAGCCTGCTGGACAGGGCTCTTCCGGCCCTGCCTGTGGGGAAAGAGGAAACCCAGTTGTGCCTCGTCATCTAGTTATGTCTGTTCTGGCTGCCCTTCTCCTCAGTCCTGTGTGTCTTCACTTGTGTGTGGGTACACTCCATGTGTGTCATCAGCCCATTCCTGGCTTGGAGGAAATTCTGGGAGCAAATTGAAACAAAAACCGCGATCCTGAGGCAAACAGCTCCCCACAGGACTGAACTGGGCCCGGGATGGTGACTGGCAGTGCTagcccacctcctgcccctcaGGAAAGACCAGCAGCTGTGAGGGGTGGTAGGCAGGCCCCTGGGCTTCTCGCTGGGTGGCTCGGTTCACGGTGTTTTAAGTTGGATTTTATTTCTTTCGACTAAAGATCTACCAGGTTATTACTTTGACCCTGAAAAGAAACGCTACTTCCGCTTGCTCCCTGGACATAACAACTGCAACCCCCTCACGAAGGAGAGCATCCGGCAGAAGGAAATGGAGAGCAAAAGGCTGCAGCTGCTAGAGGAAGAGGACAAGCAGGGAAAGGTAGGCTCCACAGCCCCAGGAGCTGCCCTGTCCCCTCCACTTCTGCCAGCATCCACCCACTGCCACAAGGAGGTGCCAATTAAACGCCCCTGTAACCCTCAGCGTAGCGCACTTTAGGAGGGTGGCGTCGAATTTTCCCTGACAGGAACCTGATGAAGAGAATAAGAACAGGCAAGAaatctcctcccaccaccaccccccttttCTTATTTGCTGGGTTTCATCAGGAATTCTTACATTCTGTCCTTCCCCAGGAGACTATTGGGTAGCAGCCCAATACAGCCTCTGTAACtgtgtattttaaatagaaaaccaGAGTGTGTGGTTTGGATACGAGGGTTTCTGGTACCCCTTCTGGAGATGAGATGCCAGGACATTTCCGTGATCATGGGGACAATGGAATGGAAAATCTGGGCCCCACAGTAACCGTAGGTCGAATGGAAAGGGTGTTACAGACCTGAGTGTCCAGTGCCATTCCTGCACTCACTAGCTCAATGGCCTCATCTCCTCAGGTATAAATTGATGGGGGACTTGGAGAGGTGCTGAGCAGACTTCCCATCTCACACATGCTTCCTTGTGATAGGCTTTTCCTCTTTCCAAGGAGAGGAGACTAGAATCCTAAAAACATAATTCATTATACAATAACATAAAACTTCACtgaatctttctctcttttagaaAACAGCCAGGTTGGGATTTAATGCATCTTCCTTACTACAAAAAAGCAAGCTGGGTTTTCTCAACGTCACCAGTTACTGCCGGTAAGATAACGCCtctttgttatgttttcttcatgaatgttcttttcctatttcttatttCCATGATCCAAGAATTGTCAGGATAGAGCACGTAGCTGCTCCGTGAGGAGTGTTCACAGTTGAGGAGCTTCAGCTCGACAGCCTGCTTCTGCTGCTGAAATCAGCCCTGAGAGAATCATCCTTCCTTTAGAGCCagggagtgaggagaggggatctAGGCAGAGAAATTGGGCAGAAATTTCTCAAGATGGCTCCTCTTTGTTACTTGTAAATCATTTCTAGTTAAGTAGAAGGTCCTTTAACTTCATCCCGTCagccttctgcctctttttctccttctaatgAGTTGTCACCAAAAAGGGAACGTTAAATGGATGTGTACTAAACTTTAAATACTGGTGATGTCTGATACAGTTCTAACTAAAGCCCTGTGAGATAGGTTGACACTTTCCccaggttccagaagaagagactGAGACTCAGAGTGGAATGATCTGCTCAGGGTAAAGCTAGAAAGCGGGGGGATCTGTCTGACTCACCAGCCTGAGCTCCTAACCCCTGCATTCTGCTGCCTCCCACTCTACCTGGGCCAGTGAAGAAACAACATGGGTGTGGGTGGTCTACCCAGGGAGGCCCCCTCAGGGAAGGCCAGCCCTGCAGGCAGTGTCAGCCAGGGCAGGTAGGGCTGTGCTTGTCCTGTGTTTCTCTCCTTCTGAGAGGGAAAAGAGTTAAAGGTCTAGTTAGGAAGATCTGTTCTTCACCCTAAAACATGCTCGGGCTTTGGTGGAGAGGAAAAGGGGTAACCGGATGGGCAGCTGCATGCCTGGCTCTTCATGAACTGTGTGCCCTTCAGCAGGTGGTTTCATTTCTCAGGCACATTCTCTTCATCTCAAGAGAACGAGTTGCACTAGATGATCCAATACAAGTCCTTCTAGTTCTGACTTTCTTTGACACTGTGAATGAGCCACCCATTTCTTTGCTTTAGTTTCCCTAAGAGTTCTAAAATTGAGATTCTTTGGGGCCTTGCTCAGCTCCATTGCTGAGATTTAATATGGAGAGAGAGCTGACGAGAGAAGGTGGTCTTCAGGGTGTGGGACAGAGCAGAACCCCTGCATCTTCATGGATATCTAGGTATGATGTCCAtacctcccctgctcccctctttctcctctgcaGTTTAGCCCATGAGCTGCGAGTGAGCTGCATGCAGAGGAAAAAGGTCCAAATTCAGAGCTCGGATCCCTCCGCTTTGGCAAGTGACCAATTTAATCTGATACTGGTGAGTGGGAGGGACCCATCTGTAGGTTCCAGAGACATAGTTGCCATCCCCTGGACAATTTGTGGCTTTGCATTCGTTTTCATCAAGCCTGGCTGTGTAGAAGCCACTAGCCATGAAAGCAGGTTTTATGGTTTTAACAAGCACCTACCAGCTACCCATTGGCAGATGCCAAGCTGGCAAGACAGGCTGTGCTGTGACCATTGTCACCCCCACTACAGCTCTGTCATTTGACATTAGAGCCGGGGTCCACACACGCTGACAGAGAACCATCACAAAGTAACTTTCCCATGGGTATGTTGTGTACACAGTTGAAAAGTTACATGGAGGACCAGGGGCTTCTGATCCTTTCCATACTGGACAGGATTTGGTGGCCAAACCTGAAGCACCAGTGTCCTTCAGTAGCAACAGCGTATTAGTTTCTTGCTTTCTGTCCCTGACCTCAGTAACAGGGGCCTGCAGGCCATGTCtctgggcctgcacatccagcACACCTCCACTGCATCATTTGCGGGGAGCAGAAAATGATCTCTCTGCTTCTGGTTTAGACCCGGACTGGAAGCCAGGGGGCAGAGAAATGTTGGCAGAGGAGCAGAGGGTCCACTGCAAACAGAAGTAGCCAGACCTCTCAGCTGGACTGGCAACTCCTCTCCTGGAGGCTGAGGGACAGCCAAGGAGAGTGAGAGAAGGACACAAAATAGAGAGCCTCAGCCTGGTGGTCTACTGACAGGACTGGAGGCTGAGGCTACGGAATTTACCCTTGAGGTCCTCCCCCGGACCTCTACAACAGAGCCCTTCACGTAAGGAGTGTCAGGGGCCAGGACTCATGTTTTCTCCTGTGTTTGGGGAACAGTTTGACCTGAATCACGTAGAATACTTTCTTGTGGTGGGTTCCCCTCAGGAGCCCCTTCCCTGGGGTTCTTCAGTAAACCGGGTGGGGACAGTGGAGATCACTGTGCACCTGCTGCTTAGCGTGGCCTGAGCACCTGTTCTTCATACTTTGTGTGCTGATGTTTGGAAGACCCTCCCCATGATCCAGAGTTACGATGACTGGATGGCTGGTGtgacccagaggggtgggaaggGCAGTTTGTCACCCAGGGATCAGAGTTTTCAGATCTGACTCTAGTCACTGGTAATGATTCTTCAGGAATATAGCTATTCTTGCCAAGTAAACTTGCAAAGTGAGTGTGTTTTCACCAGCACCCAAACCCacgtgtatttgtgtgtgttatatttataaatatattttaaaaaacacaaacatataaaggttttgctttgaaataattattaaccacattttttaaatgaaaacagaaaatcttaaaaataacccACATCCCAGTGCCATCTTTcctattgtaatttttttccacCATGCGATACCTTTCTTTTTACTAGGTGATAATCACAGTGCTTATGTAATAGGAATAcaattttgctttcttcttttatccCTTGGCAGTTATAATTAGCATTTTCCACATTTCTGTGTGGCTTTCATGATGGCCACATGCTCTGTCACCATGTGGCTCATCTAAACTCCTCTGGGTGGACGTTAGGACTCTCCCAAACCCAGTTCTGAGAGGGGTCACTGTGCAGACTGGCCGTGCCCCCTCACTGCCTTTTTTGCTCCTGAACTGTGAGACCAGATGCCTGTCAGCTTTGCCCAGTGATGGCTACACCAAGTAGGGGCAAGTCAGGTCATTCCGCACTTCCTCATGGGCGAGAACCCCCACCTGGTGAAAACACACAAGAGCGTGGGAGCTAGGTAGACGGTCTTTCGGCAGACCGCGTGGCTCAGCCTGGGAGGCCACCCACAGTCCGCCTCCCTTCTCCAGGCGGATACCAACAGTGACCGGCTCTTCACCGTGAACGATGTCAAAGTTGGGGGCTCCAAGTATGGCATCATCAACCTGCGTGGCCTGAAGACCCCCACGCTCAGGGTGCACATGCATGAAAACCTCTACTTCACCAACCGGAAGGTACGCTGCGCTTCCCTTTAGCCATGGCAGCCTACTCTGCCATTGGATCCAGGGCACTGCAGTAATTGGCCAAATTCAGAGTAGAGGAGAGAGCTTTGTGAAGAAGGCAGGGCTCGGTTACCTCATTTTCTCAAGGGAAAAAATGGAGTTTTAGATCCTGAGAACTCATAGGGGAAGAAAAGGGCCTCATTATTTTCTCGTCTTGGAAGAGAAATGAATTTACATGGGGGAGGACTTGAAGCAGTGTTGCTTTAATT
This region includes:
- the DCAF4 gene encoding DDB1- and CUL4-associated factor 4 isoform X3 is translated as MHKSRGQSRRQGRRSHRHNPWFRQHGSNERNNTRVQQSPQGSSHSDDEAPSTSSSTAGSSSVPDLPGYYFDPEKKRYFRLLPGHNNCNPLTKESIRQKEMESKRLQLLEEEDKQGKKTARLGFNASSLLQKSKLGFLNVTSYCRLAHELRVSCMQRKKVQIQSSDPSALASDQFNLILADTNSDRLFTVNDVKVGGSKYGIINLRGLKTPTLRVHMHENLYFTNRKVNAVSWASLNHLDSHILLCLMGIAETPGCATLLPASLFVSSHPAGDRPGMLCSFRIPGAWSCAWSLNIQANNCFSTGLSRRVLVTSVVTGHRQSFGTSSDVLAQQFAVTWARTATRESGASMMPSCSEPYPPHTPLPRPTFPVWPSLLGLGASGERQGCSWPSDRTFTASPTANSAGCSLESRGCDSGEHR